The Longimicrobium sp. genome contains the following window.
CACCGCCACGCGAACCCACAGGATGGGCTCCTGCACCCAGCGCACGTTCGCCACCGTCCGCTGGGCGATCCCGAGCATTTGCAGCGCCAGGCGCGAGAGCCCGCTCGCCGGGAATCGCTCACTCACCCGGTCGCCCAGCGCCCGCACCGTTTCGATGATTCGCGACGGCTCCAGCCCCGGCACCCCGGCGTCCACCGGCAGCGCCGAGTTCGCATGCGCAGTGCCGGAGTTGGACGATGGCGGGACGGAATTGGACATCGGGAAGCGCGTGCGGGCTGTCTCTGGATTGCGGCGGACGAACGACAGGATAGGCAGCGAAACCGCCCGACGGCAAGCAGGCAACGCGGGAAGGCTGACGGGGGCGCACGATCACCTGTGCGCCCCCGGTTCGCCTTTTGTGGCACAAGCCCTACCACCCTGGTGGAAGTCCCGGTGGGTCCTTGATGTATTCGCCAATGGAGTATCCGATCACCGCACCCGCCAGGATGCCGATCAGGTCTCCCATCTCGCACCCGCCACCGCACGCGATCCGGGTCACGGCGAAGCCCACCGCGGCCCCGGCGAACACCCCGATCACCGGCGCCGCACTCCTCGGAAGCGCTTCACCCTGCGTTTCCTGATCGCTCGCCTTCGCGGGCCAGGAGCTCGTCACCTCGCATCGCAGGCAGGTCACAGGCGCCGGGAGCCTGGGGGGCCCGGTGGGCGTATCGTGCGCGGCCGGCGAAACGGGTGGCGCCTGGGACTGCCCCGCCGCGGGCGCGGCAACGAAGAGGAGCAGGAACATCGCCGCACATCGTACGTGAACGATCCTCGTCATCGCGTCCCCTCCGCAGGGCCAGCCGCTCATTCAGGGCAGCGGTAGCCGTACACGAAGCGGTTCCCCAAAACGTACGCGTGCCTGCCGTCCGAGGCGAACTTGCTGATCATCAGCGTACTGTATCCCGGAGTGTCCTCAACAATGCTCTTCAGCAGCTTCCCGGTGCCGCGGTCCAGGACGTACAACCCACCGTCGTGCGCCAGAATCCGGCTGCCGCACAGCGCAATGCCGTCCACGCTGGCCATCAGCCGTGTCTTCCAGAACACCGCGCCCGTCCGCAGATCCATGGCCGTTACCCAGCGATCCGCCGATGACGTGTAGACGGTGTCACCCGATACCTTCGGCGGGTCGAGCGCACCGAAATACCGATCGGGATCACCCGGCGTCCGCCAGCGGGCCTCACCCGTAATGCGGTCCAGCGCTACATAGACGTTCTTCTCAAAATCGCTGAGAAGAATCCACCCCCCCGCGACAACCGGCTGATTCATGAACCAATGCCGGTCGGTACCGTTCCCTTCGGTGAATTTCCAGAGGACGGCGCCCGTGCGGCGGTCCAGAGCAAAGATGTGACCCACGGCCAGGTGGCCGTTCTCCGCCAGGTACTGCTCCACGTTCGCGTACACGGTGTCACCGGAGACTGAGACGCCGCGGACGATGCCCCGGTACTGCCATCCTGGCCCGATTTCGGTGCGCCAGAGCAGCGAACCATCCTGCACGGACAATCCGAAGATGAAGCGGTCGGTACCAAAGTAGAAGCCGTCCGCGTGCGCCGCAGTCACCCCGAGGCCGGCGATGCCGCCCGGATCGAAGCGCCACAGTTCTCGTCCGGATTCCGCATCCAGCGCGATGGCGTTCGAGCCCGCGAACAGCACTCGTCCCGCATGTACGGACACGTTCTTGGGCCCACCGAACGGGCGCTCGTAGCGCCACACCTCCGTGCCCGTCGTGCGGCTCAGCGCAACGATTGGCCCTCCCCCGTCGTAGTCGGCGTAAATGCGGTCGGCGTCCAGCCCCGGTCGAACCGGCGGGAACTCCGCCCTGACCGGCGTCCGGAAAATTTCTACCACTCCGGCGTGCGTCGGCGGGTCTGGCGTGGGCGAAACCCCATCCCCGCTGCACCCGGCGCTCGCGGCCCCCCCGAGGAGGGCCGCGGCGGAAATTCGTCGCCAGTTCACCGCTGCACCACGCCCATGGTTTCCATGGCGGCTCTAATCCGAATCAGCGACGCGGGGCTGGCCGTCTCGCCCGTGTGGCTGTCCGCCTCCGGGGGCCGGATGATGAACCGGGCGGGGGTGTAAGTCCCAGGGCCGGCCGGGTACTGCTGAGACGAGAACTGGACGAACCCGTCCGAGCGCTCGTAGTTGCGGTTCGTGATGTAGTTCCACGTGTCGTCGATACGCTCCAGCGTCGAGGACACGAAGTTGCCGATGTTGAACAGAATGGAGGCCAAGTTGTTCCAGTACGAAGACGTGTGCCAATAATTCCCGTAGTAGTTGTCGTAGCACGGGGGCCAATAGGTCCGGTATCCGGAATAACCGCACCCGACCCCGCCGCCGTACGGATACGCCTGCCACCTGAGGAACATGGCGAGATCCTGCAGGAAGATGCCCGCGCGGTACACTCGTTCCGTCGTGCGCACGTACGCCTGCCCGTCAGGGCGGCCGCCGTTCAGCAGGCGCCCGCGATGCGTGTTCGCGTCTCCCACAATCCGCATCAGCGACCAGCGGTTTCCCGCGTCGACCTCGATGCTCGCGCGCAGGAACGGCTCGTAGGTCGAATTCAGCTGGTTGACGAAGTCGGAATTCGTCCGCACGTCCTGGATCACGGGGACCAGCGTCCCCGCGACACCGTAGGTGATCTCCCCCGCGATCCGGCGAGCCGTAATCTGGGCGATAATGTCGCACATGAAAGAACCGAAGCAGTCACCCTCGACGGCGTCGCTGACGTACTCGGACACCAGGTCCGGGCCGACATCCGCCACCAGCGCTCCCCGGTGCGGCGTACCCATCGTGATCACTCCGTGCACCAGGTCGTTGCGCCGTTGCGCGAACCGGCGTGCGATCAGGCCACCCTGGCTGTGCCCGACGACGATGTTCCTGCCATGCCCGGTGGAGTTCACCTCCGCCTCGAGTTCGGTCGCCTGCTCGTCCAGCCGCTTGAAGGTCGACGTACTGAAGGCACGCTCGTGGCCGACCGCGAGTACTGATG
Protein-coding sequences here:
- a CDS encoding PQQ-binding-like beta-propeller repeat protein, producing the protein MVEIFRTPVRAEFPPVRPGLDADRIYADYDGGGPIVALSRTTGTEVWRYERPFGGPKNVSVHAGRVLFAGSNAIALDAESGRELWRFDPGGIAGLGVTAAHADGFYFGTDRFIFGLSVQDGSLLWRTEIGPGWQYRGIVRGVSVSGDTVYANVEQYLAENGHLAVGHIFALDRRTGAVLWKFTEGNGTDRHWFMNQPVVAGGWILLSDFEKNVYVALDRITGEARWRTPGDPDRYFGALDPPKVSGDTVYTSSADRWVTAMDLRTGAVFWKTRLMASVDGIALCGSRILAHDGGLYVLDRGTGKLLKSIVEDTPGYSTLMISKFASDGRHAYVLGNRFVYGYRCPE
- a CDS encoding esterase/lipase family protein, coding for SVLAVGHERAFSTSTFKRLDEQATELEAEVNSTGHGRNIVVGHSQGGLIARRFAQRRNDLVHGVITMGTPHRGALVADVGPDLVSEYVSDAVEGDCFGSFMCDIIAQITARRIAGEITYGVAGTLVPVIQDVRTNSDFVNQLNSTYEPFLRASIEVDAGNRWSLMRIVGDANTHRGRLLNGGRPDGQAYVRTTERVYRAGIFLQDLAMFLRWQAYPYGGGVGCGYSGYRTYWPPCYDNYYGNYWHTSSYWNNLASILFNIGNFVSSTLERIDDTWNYITNRNYERSDGFVQFSSQQYPAGPGTYTPARFIIRPPEADSHTGETASPASLIRIRAAMETMGVVQR